In a genomic window of Spartinivicinus poritis:
- a CDS encoding polymorphic toxin-type HINT domain-containing protein translates to MVYSKDPETGEVALKPITDRILTEGKPLYTLVLKNTEGEEETIEVTDNHPFWVIGKGWVDSAKLESGMQIEAFKGKSLEVVSLTEAGRTEDTYNLTVADFHTYYAGEQQAFVHNECPCSKASELPLIKQGSKAWSKAVDSIRNATGHAVDGSGHNFRVTSQRDAKQLVKDAFGNKLPHQKPQTRGTHGYEYHRGNETGTVPFSNDLQHIKWYDWRSGKNTGADGHVFFDIWN, encoded by the coding sequence CTGGTTTATTCGAAAGACCCTGAAACAGGAGAAGTAGCACTTAAACCCATCACTGATCGTATTTTAACTGAAGGTAAACCCCTATATACCTTAGTGCTAAAAAATACAGAAGGTGAAGAAGAAACGATTGAAGTAACGGATAACCATCCATTTTGGGTAATCGGGAAAGGCTGGGTCGATTCTGCCAAGCTTGAGTCAGGGATGCAGATAGAAGCTTTTAAAGGTAAGTCACTGGAAGTGGTAAGCCTGACAGAAGCTGGTCGAACAGAAGATACCTATAATCTGACAGTTGCAGATTTCCATACTTATTATGCTGGCGAGCAGCAAGCATTTGTGCATAATGAGTGCCCTTGTAGTAAGGCAAGTGAATTACCTCTTATTAAGCAAGGGTCAAAAGCATGGAGTAAAGCTGTTGATTCTATAAGAAATGCTACAGGACATGCTGTTGATGGCAGTGGACATAATTTTCGTGTTACTTCTCAGCGAGATGCTAAACAGTTGGTTAAAGATGCTTTTGGAAATAAGCTACCACACCAGAAACCTCAAACTAGAGGGACACACGGTTACGAATATCATAGAGGGAATGAAACAGGGACTGTGCCATTTAGTAATGATTTACAGCATATTAAATGGTATGACTGGCGTTCTGGAAAAAATACCGGAGCTGATGGGCATGTCTTCTTTGATATATGGAATTAA
- a CDS encoding RHS repeat-associated core domain-containing protein has protein sequence MNKISSIALAVIMAQGLASSHINAATHKDVAPLDRVVVDAITQRNSSEITLYSVFRVINEQASQTLTVLNKVKEGTLTDKNFIKRYFAKREANAQLAQQITNFTSLKNELESFADSSLEDSNAVVGQVDQSLDALTQALNKITATSSQESRVTALNEAINLLQDLQSPVDQNNWFNLPANPYKSFESIEDLVVVPAPAVGEPPAYVQQPPKRSSRRKRSIAYAEAPLHLNNNPARTTSNEAAPNHSGAGTCYADGNIKTGDLDAAPDVQITDEIKQLAKKLDYSPIKIFEYVSNKVSFEPYRGSVKGTNSTLWSKAGNDVDQASLLIALLRASNIPAHYVRGNVFLENKPEHLNWLKVKKINAAFTVIKRAGLHINNQAVLVDGNAGLDFDHVWVEACVPYANYRGDGEGKQGYQWMPMDPSYETNKHIAGLKHDVKFDYNDFLSKRTPQLVHEIYEEAIEKSIKEKHPNKTVHDVGDRWEPIYRSFSHLPESLPYKVKQFSSWTSGNSQSTTSALPDSYRVKLSFEINGSQRATVNLIDMTQKRVTLSFAGSTPQAQQALQAWQQGKSGLTCPNSYTVNPVIKVDGQPISIANQQAIPLCQHNIFKPVTLKLATTVDGYDLGHVEYRNIQPLNYHAIQSYGFQASDQYLAKRNQRLLKALKANPNPWQNPDDVVGEYLDIVLLKYMRYINDATKRIAQLDNSTGWNGHHIGLTSTEANIRYVFNTPFALYSRGFLVDVPGGISRIADLETGKTNAETFKLAGMVGSQYESYIWQENALLDAVSTITGIQIAHQQNIPVQTFTDGNAFKKWAKACAPNTKPAGCYPPQAIDQLVNRLKTNGGKLTIPQYPIDYEGWVGLTSLYFLEDKANGKLSASFSIGQYSGGYAIPEMGINPNIVNEALGSGYNVVPEVQDSFWFDTTDHAWANAANGDTSKLNIKESSTLAPDLNSSTGSGINEGNIYSGDPVNMVTGNMYHKESDFILPARGLPIIFERHYNSRGKTDGPLSYGWTHSLNHSLVFIDGKSKDNKTSSVIWVDGSGAKRFIGVPASSANAAGITTLTKANAEIPKGYYFSFEKTAGGYKLTEKNGLSYLFSNVAGKVGDKAQLLSITDNNGNKLKLNYANNRLASVTAADNRQVNFSYDSKGHITQITDWSGNTYRYEYNHLGDLVRYFRPDNPKVAATTYSYYTEADGPNVNHSMKTFAYANGYKMTFEYYANGKAYRHYNALNETASFKYNDFRREAIFTSERGFSEHFFFNENALLIKKIDLNGGVHRFGFDDERDPFLRTSYTNPMGHKVSYHYDDQGSLVETTMASGSKVQYRYHNAFGSPGIVENARGDISLTLYNDKGQATDSVRFKKGFGAGINPTALTSDSLTQYADNIISWSRYRYNEWGNVVESRQVKDFNNPNSGPYTVFEYNDTTNKVKGVYPTSVTYYGDINGDGVIGEKEGYGPYFTEYDALGRPTKGVTGGFYPFEKTYNAIGQPTSHKDALGNKVAFQYDASGLPLSQNVADFVDGQYQIFSQQTLSYNKANRKVAVSNQTGATTRYQYDEVGNVVGITNPDGYVVQMVYNSGNQLIKAYDAEGNTISHDLDILGRKRSTTYPDGTQAQFVYYGADNNGWLKTTISPSPTSLTGKQTHYEYNKNGQVIKVSDQEGRSTLTEYDSLGRAIRVVSPVYDDKLLKRVRPVTRYTYNNLGFLTQVEAGYTNEAGDKSADQVSVQATYTYDDFGRKLTASNALGHTNKFEYDEHSNLIKSTDAEGQITLYQYDESGLLKSQRTQPDSDNELYQTYQYNRWGQLLRIANNEMALRYGYDAAHRLAEVEDTRAGKILSYQYSLGGLLNSISDNDGFQQQYQYDAVGRVSSVSLGNKRQVSYIYDEAGRLSHKLFPNNVQMAYSYFRDGSIKEIKTGVPGQTAIEAHSYNYNDRGNVSTYNHQVNGFIKDWRSYQYDGLNRLTQVIDRKRRASIHNRNNPKLAIDQINYDPFGNWRTREQWGKTLKYTHNALHQITKIDELDDAGEVKATTGEFSYDKNGNLISRKNGDDILTLHYNALDQLVKAERNSQLTETYRYGPTGKRIEKVSNGEQTRYHYAGPDIWAEYGNNWKQPKARYGYGIGIDDPLARITEQGVAYYHSDTLGSITSTTNTQGQVLGSQRFDAWGNQLATTGEAIRTYGYTGREPDATGLIYYRNRYYDPSVGRFTQLDPLGFVDGVNRYAYVMNNPVAYVDPWGTNSEAHTPNTSSSYLHTVGSFLMPNTFAEKTEGTWTGQMIGGAKAIYNEAKGLASMHPAGRVVNFLPDANIPANQRKGAATVEIVSLVGGPAKVAASSAARIGAKFTSKVGNLFKRGCKCCFAAGTPVLTASGKQSIETIEEGTLVYSKDPETGEVALKPITDRILTEGKPLYTLVLKNTEGEEETIEVTDNHPFWVIGKGWVDSAKLESGMQIEAFKGKSLEVVSLTEAGRTEDTYNLTVADFHTYYAGEQQAFVHNCDCITAGKNFKDHFIRHKKILEDQLGTKYPKFKKDSGRFLEDIGKVIQDGTVQYVGKSTAGKDQPLLNIYRGNGMTIATKENGEFVTLLESGKGMDIQFSQFMKE, from the coding sequence ATGAATAAGATAAGCTCTATAGCCTTGGCTGTGATAATGGCCCAAGGTTTGGCTAGTAGCCATATAAATGCTGCTACCCATAAAGATGTTGCACCACTGGACAGGGTGGTTGTTGATGCGATTACTCAACGTAATAGTAGTGAAATTACTCTTTATAGTGTCTTTCGAGTGATTAATGAACAGGCAAGCCAAACGTTAACTGTACTAAACAAGGTTAAAGAAGGGACATTAACTGATAAAAATTTTATTAAACGTTATTTCGCCAAGCGGGAAGCGAATGCACAACTCGCTCAACAGATAACGAATTTTACCAGTTTAAAAAATGAACTAGAAAGCTTTGCTGATAGCAGTTTAGAAGATAGCAATGCAGTGGTCGGGCAAGTTGATCAATCACTGGATGCTTTAACCCAGGCACTGAATAAAATTACCGCAACCAGTAGTCAAGAGAGCCGGGTAACGGCACTAAATGAAGCAATTAATTTACTGCAAGATTTACAGTCTCCAGTAGATCAAAACAATTGGTTTAACTTACCTGCAAATCCTTATAAAAGCTTTGAATCAATCGAAGACTTAGTAGTTGTTCCTGCCCCAGCTGTTGGTGAACCACCGGCATATGTACAACAGCCGCCTAAAAGGTCATCACGACGTAAACGGTCCATTGCGTATGCTGAGGCACCACTACATTTAAACAATAACCCTGCTCGAACAACGAGCAATGAAGCTGCTCCCAATCATTCTGGAGCTGGTACTTGCTATGCCGATGGCAATATCAAAACGGGTGACTTAGATGCAGCACCTGATGTGCAAATTACTGATGAAATTAAGCAGCTAGCAAAAAAGCTGGACTATTCACCAATTAAAATCTTTGAATATGTTTCTAACAAAGTGTCATTTGAACCTTACCGAGGTTCTGTAAAAGGGACTAATTCAACACTTTGGAGTAAGGCGGGTAATGATGTTGACCAAGCCTCTCTGTTAATTGCGTTATTACGTGCCAGTAATATTCCAGCCCATTATGTACGTGGTAATGTATTTTTAGAAAACAAACCAGAGCATCTTAACTGGTTAAAAGTAAAAAAAATCAATGCTGCTTTTACTGTTATTAAGCGTGCTGGATTGCATATTAATAATCAAGCTGTATTAGTTGATGGTAATGCGGGGCTTGATTTTGATCATGTTTGGGTAGAAGCCTGTGTACCTTATGCCAACTATCGCGGTGACGGCGAGGGGAAACAAGGCTATCAATGGATGCCAATGGACCCCAGCTATGAAACCAATAAACATATTGCTGGGTTAAAACATGATGTTAAATTTGATTATAATGACTTTTTAAGTAAACGCACACCACAGCTCGTTCATGAGATTTATGAAGAGGCAATAGAAAAGTCGATTAAAGAAAAGCACCCTAATAAAACGGTTCATGATGTTGGGGATCGTTGGGAGCCCATTTATCGTAGCTTTTCACACTTGCCAGAGTCTTTACCCTATAAAGTTAAACAATTTTCCAGTTGGACTTCAGGTAACAGCCAATCAACGACTTCTGCATTGCCAGACAGCTATCGGGTAAAACTCAGTTTTGAAATTAATGGTAGTCAACGAGCCACTGTTAACTTAATTGATATGACCCAAAAGCGGGTAACATTATCATTTGCGGGTAGCACACCGCAGGCGCAACAAGCGTTGCAAGCCTGGCAACAAGGCAAGAGTGGTTTAACCTGTCCTAATAGCTATACAGTTAACCCTGTAATAAAAGTCGATGGTCAACCTATATCAATTGCGAACCAGCAAGCGATACCTTTGTGTCAGCATAATATTTTCAAGCCAGTTACATTGAAACTAGCCACAACAGTGGATGGTTATGACTTGGGTCATGTTGAATACAGAAATATTCAGCCACTGAATTACCATGCAATCCAGTCTTATGGTTTTCAGGCATCAGATCAGTATTTAGCTAAGCGTAATCAACGGTTATTAAAAGCCCTTAAAGCTAACCCTAACCCTTGGCAAAATCCGGATGATGTTGTTGGAGAATATTTAGATATTGTCCTGCTGAAATATATGCGGTACATCAATGATGCGACTAAACGTATTGCTCAGTTGGATAATAGTACCGGTTGGAATGGCCATCATATTGGATTAACAAGCACTGAAGCGAATATCCGCTATGTGTTTAATACGCCATTCGCCTTATACTCCAGAGGCTTTTTAGTGGATGTGCCTGGGGGAATCAGTCGTATAGCGGATCTTGAAACAGGTAAAACCAATGCTGAAACATTCAAGCTGGCTGGAATGGTGGGCTCTCAGTACGAAAGCTATATTTGGCAAGAAAATGCCTTGCTGGATGCGGTAAGTACTATTACAGGTATCCAAATCGCTCATCAGCAAAATATTCCAGTTCAAACCTTTACTGACGGCAATGCCTTTAAAAAATGGGCAAAAGCTTGTGCACCTAATACTAAACCTGCAGGTTGTTATCCGCCTCAAGCCATTGATCAGTTAGTTAATCGTTTAAAAACCAATGGCGGTAAATTAACAATTCCCCAGTACCCGATAGATTATGAAGGATGGGTCGGGCTAACATCGTTATATTTTCTAGAAGATAAAGCGAATGGGAAATTAAGTGCTTCATTTTCAATTGGCCAATACTCAGGTGGTTATGCGATTCCTGAAATGGGGATTAATCCTAATATTGTCAATGAAGCATTAGGCAGTGGTTATAATGTTGTACCGGAAGTCCAAGACTCATTTTGGTTTGATACAACTGATCATGCTTGGGCGAATGCAGCCAATGGTGATACTTCAAAATTAAACATTAAAGAGTCTTCTACACTAGCACCTGATTTAAATAGTTCGACAGGATCAGGGATAAACGAAGGAAATATTTATAGTGGTGACCCTGTTAATATGGTCACTGGTAATATGTATCACAAAGAAAGTGATTTTATATTACCGGCACGGGGGTTACCGATAATTTTTGAGCGCCACTATAATAGCCGTGGTAAAACTGATGGACCTCTTAGTTATGGTTGGACCCATAGTTTAAATCACTCTTTAGTCTTTATTGATGGTAAATCCAAAGATAATAAAACCTCTTCAGTGATTTGGGTTGATGGCTCCGGTGCAAAACGGTTTATTGGCGTACCTGCCAGCTCCGCAAATGCTGCTGGAATTACAACGTTAACTAAAGCCAATGCTGAAATTCCTAAAGGCTATTATTTTAGCTTTGAAAAAACAGCTGGTGGTTACAAATTAACTGAAAAAAATGGCTTAAGCTATTTATTCAGTAATGTAGCAGGCAAGGTAGGTGATAAAGCCCAGTTATTATCAATCACTGATAATAACGGTAATAAATTGAAACTAAATTATGCTAATAACCGACTAGCCTCTGTTACGGCGGCTGATAATCGTCAAGTTAATTTCAGTTATGACAGCAAAGGCCATATTACTCAAATAACTGACTGGAGTGGTAACACCTATCGTTATGAGTATAACCATTTAGGGGATTTAGTTCGTTATTTCAGGCCTGATAACCCCAAGGTAGCAGCGACCACTTATAGCTACTACACAGAAGCAGATGGCCCGAACGTTAATCACAGTATGAAAACGTTCGCTTATGCCAATGGCTATAAGATGACCTTTGAGTATTACGCTAATGGTAAAGCTTATCGCCATTACAATGCGTTAAATGAAACCGCATCGTTTAAATATAATGACTTCCGTCGTGAAGCTATTTTTACCAGTGAGCGTGGATTTAGCGAGCATTTCTTTTTTAATGAAAATGCCCTGCTAATTAAAAAGATTGATTTAAATGGCGGTGTTCATCGCTTTGGTTTTGATGATGAGCGTGACCCCTTCTTGCGCACCAGTTATACCAACCCAATGGGTCATAAAGTCAGTTACCATTATGATGATCAAGGTAGCCTGGTTGAGACTACCATGGCTTCTGGTAGCAAGGTGCAGTATCGATACCATAATGCTTTTGGTAGCCCAGGTATTGTAGAAAATGCCAGAGGTGATATTAGCCTGACCTTGTATAACGACAAAGGTCAAGCAACTGATAGTGTACGCTTTAAAAAGGGTTTTGGTGCAGGTATTAACCCAACGGCGTTAACCAGCGACTCTCTCACTCAGTATGCTGATAATATTATTAGTTGGTCTCGTTACCGTTATAACGAGTGGGGAAATGTAGTTGAGTCTCGTCAGGTTAAGGACTTCAACAACCCTAACTCTGGCCCTTACACGGTATTTGAATATAACGATACAACTAACAAGGTAAAAGGCGTATACCCAACCAGTGTTACCTATTATGGAGATATTAATGGTGATGGGGTAATTGGTGAAAAGGAAGGTTATGGCCCTTATTTCACTGAGTATGATGCACTGGGGCGCCCAACTAAAGGCGTAACGGGTGGCTTTTATCCTTTTGAAAAAACCTACAATGCCATTGGCCAGCCAACTAGCCACAAAGATGCTTTAGGCAATAAAGTCGCTTTTCAATACGACGCATCTGGCTTACCACTAAGTCAAAATGTAGCGGATTTTGTGGATGGTCAATATCAAATTTTTAGCCAGCAAACACTGAGCTATAACAAAGCCAACCGAAAAGTTGCAGTATCAAACCAAACAGGTGCAACCACTCGTTATCAATATGATGAAGTAGGTAATGTTGTTGGCATTACAAATCCTGATGGATATGTAGTGCAAATGGTGTATAACTCAGGCAATCAGCTGATCAAAGCGTATGATGCTGAGGGTAACACCATTAGCCATGACCTGGATATTTTAGGCCGAAAACGTTCAACGACTTATCCTGATGGCACGCAAGCCCAGTTTGTTTATTATGGTGCTGACAATAATGGCTGGTTAAAAACCACCATTTCACCAAGCCCAACTTCATTAACCGGTAAGCAAACCCACTACGAATACAACAAAAATGGTCAGGTGATTAAAGTCTCTGATCAGGAAGGACGTAGTACATTAACTGAATACGACAGTTTAGGTCGTGCTATACGAGTAGTGTCGCCAGTTTATGATGACAAACTACTAAAACGGGTCAGGCCAGTTACTCGCTATACCTACAACAACTTAGGCTTTTTAACTCAAGTTGAAGCAGGTTATACCAATGAGGCTGGTGATAAGTCGGCTGATCAGGTATCCGTACAAGCCACTTATACCTATGATGACTTTGGTCGTAAATTAACGGCAAGCAATGCCTTAGGTCATACCAATAAGTTTGAGTATGACGAGCACAGTAATTTAATAAAAAGTACTGATGCTGAAGGCCAAATAACCCTTTATCAATATGATGAAAGCGGTCTATTAAAAAGTCAGCGCACTCAGCCAGATAGCGATAATGAGTTATATCAAACCTATCAATATAATCGCTGGGGACAATTGCTACGTATTGCTAACAACGAGATGGCTTTACGTTATGGGTATGATGCAGCCCATCGGTTGGCAGAAGTAGAGGATACCCGTGCTGGTAAAATCTTATCTTATCAATACAGCTTAGGTGGGTTACTCAATAGCATTAGTGATAACGATGGCTTCCAGCAGCAGTATCAATATGATGCTGTTGGGCGGGTGAGCAGTGTATCGCTGGGTAATAAACGTCAAGTTAGTTACATTTATGATGAAGCAGGCCGTTTAAGCCATAAATTATTCCCTAATAATGTGCAGATGGCGTATAGCTATTTTAGGGATGGCAGCATAAAAGAAATAAAAACGGGGGTACCTGGTCAAACCGCTATTGAAGCCCATAGCTATAACTACAATGATAGAGGTAATGTCAGCACCTATAACCATCAGGTTAATGGTTTTATTAAAGATTGGCGCTCTTACCAATATGATGGTTTAAACCGATTAACCCAAGTCATTGACCGGAAACGCCGAGCCAGTATCCATAACCGTAATAATCCTAAACTGGCCATTGACCAAATCAATTATGACCCATTCGGTAATTGGCGAACGAGGGAACAATGGGGCAAAACCCTTAAATATACCCATAATGCCTTACATCAAATCACCAAAATTGATGAATTAGATGATGCCGGTGAGGTTAAAGCCACGACAGGTGAATTCAGTTACGATAAAAACGGTAACTTAATTAGCCGTAAAAATGGCGATGATATTTTAACCCTACACTACAACGCACTAGATCAACTAGTTAAGGCAGAAAGAAACAGTCAATTAACCGAAACCTACCGTTACGGCCCTACTGGTAAGCGGATAGAAAAAGTCAGTAATGGCGAGCAAACACGCTACCATTATGCCGGGCCAGATATTTGGGCAGAATACGGCAACAATTGGAAACAACCCAAAGCCCGTTACGGTTATGGCATTGGTATCGATGACCCGCTAGCCAGAATAACCGAACAAGGTGTTGCCTATTACCATAGTGATACATTGGGCTCCATTACCAGCACCACTAATACACAAGGTCAAGTATTAGGTAGCCAACGCTTTGATGCCTGGGGTAATCAATTAGCAACAACTGGTGAGGCAATCCGCACCTATGGTTACACTGGTCGTGAACCGGATGCCACAGGGTTAATTTATTATCGTAACCGCTATTATGATCCATCAGTTGGTCGTTTTACCCAACTAGACCCACTGGGTTTTGTGGACGGAGTAAACCGCTATGCCTATGTGATGAATAATCCAGTGGCGTATGTGGATCCGTGGGGGACTAATTCAGAAGCGCATACGCCAAATACATCTTCCTCATATTTGCATACAGTTGGCTCTTTTTTAATGCCAAATACCTTTGCTGAAAAAACGGAAGGTACTTGGACAGGCCAGATGATTGGCGGTGCAAAGGCTATTTATAATGAAGCTAAAGGCTTAGCCTCTATGCATCCTGCAGGTAGAGTTGTTAACTTCCTACCTGATGCAAACATTCCTGCTAATCAGCGTAAAGGTGCTGCTACTGTTGAAATTGTGTCTTTAGTTGGTGGACCAGCTAAGGTAGCTGCTTCAAGTGCTGCAAGGATAGGAGCTAAATTTACTTCAAAAGTAGGAAATTTGTTTAAGCGTGGTTGCAAGTGTTGTTTTGCAGCAGGTACGCCAGTATTAACAGCTAGTGGTAAACAATCCATTGAAACCATTGAAGAAGGCACACTGGTTTATTCGAAAGACCCTGAAACAGGAGAAGTAGCACTTAAACCCATCACTGATCGTATTTTAACTGAAGGTAAACCCCTATATACCTTAGTGCTAAAAAATACAGAAGGTGAAGAAGAAACGATTGAAGTAACGGATAACCATCCATTTTGGGTAATCGGGAAAGGCTGGGTCGATTCTGCCAAGCTTGAGTCAGGGATGCAGATAGAAGCTTTTAAAGGTAAGTCACTGGAAGTGGTAAGCCTGACAGAAGCTGGTCGAACAGAAGATACCTATAATCTGACAGTTGCAGATTTCCATACTTATTATGCTGGCGAGCAGCAAGCATTTGTGCATAATTGTGATTGCATTACAGCAGGGAAGAATTTTAAAGATCACTTTATTAGACATAAAAAAATCTTGGAAGATCAGTTAGGGACTAAATATCCAAAGTTTAAAAAAGACAGCGGAAGATTTTTAGAAGATATTGGAAAAGTTATTCAAGATGGAACTGTGCAATATGTTGGTAAGTCAACAGCTGGCAAAGATCAACCATTGCTAAACATATATAGAGGGAATGGAATGACTATAGCTACTAAAGAGAATGGTGAATTTGTAACGTTACTTGAGTCTGGCAAAGGTATGGATATACAATTTTCTCAATTTATGAAGGAATAA